A genome region from Glycine max cultivar Williams 82 chromosome 5, Glycine_max_v4.0, whole genome shotgun sequence includes the following:
- the LOC100797458 gene encoding transcription factor MYB80, which produces MRLTSKINILDRMLFVLLVHSLYQQVKMLAVVFGVRWSLIAAQLPGRTDNDVKNHWNTKLKKMFLAANTNATGNTVFSTPTSQPQVEDCSVFDDHENSAEYHVLGLEQTPLPLGSDVSGLGSSCSVPLSNEAVSASLVKEENENGTQWFGEDESFLLDFVYEDNGFVSLENSSEVAPSFGSLYAPNTTEKRKRDN; this is translated from the coding sequence ATGAGACttacaagtaaaattaatattttagataGAATGCTTTTTGTTTTGCTTGTTCATTCCTTATATCAACAAGTGAAAATGCTAGCTGTGGTTTTTGGGGTTAGGTGGTCCCTTATAGCTGCTCAGCTACCTGGGAGAACAGACAATGATGTGAAAAACCATTGGAACACTAAgttaaagaaaatgtttttgGCAGCAAACACCAATGCCACTGGCAATACTGTTTTCTCAACTCCCACTTCTCAGCCTCAAGTTGAAGACTGCAGTGTCTTTGATGATCATGAGAACTCAGCTGAGTATCATGTCTTGGGTTTGGAGCAAACACCATTGCCTTTAGGATCAGATGTTTCAGGTCTTGGAAGCAGTTGTAGTGTACCACTATCCAATGAAGCAGTTTCAGCTTCCTTGGTAAAAGAGGAGAATGAGAATGGGACCCAATGGTTTGGTGAAGATGAATCatttttgcttgattttgtGTATGAGGATAACGGGTTTGTTTCTCTAGAAAATAGCAGCGAAGTTGCCCCATCATTTGGCTCTCTCTATGCTCCAAACACAacagaaaagagaaagagagacaatTAA
- the LOC100789724 gene encoding vacuolar protein sorting-associated protein 32 homolog 2 isoform X3 codes for MAISFHQAAIQCLKRKRLYEQQIEQLGNFQLRIHDQMIMLEGAKATTETVDALRTGAAAMRAMQKETNIDDVDKTMDEINEQTENMKQIQEALSTPIGAAADFDEDELEAELEELEGAELEEQLLQPATTAPAAPVHVPAGWQPTRPVSSKPTAEEDELAALQAEMAL; via the exons CGGCAATACAATGTTTGAAGAGGAAGAGGCTATATGAACAGCAAATAGAGCAACTTGGCAATTTCCAGTTGCGTATTCATGACCAG ATGATAATGTTGGAAGGTGCCAAGGCTACCACTGAAACTGTTGATGCATTGAGAACTGGAGCCGCTGCTATGAGGGCTATGCAAAAAGAAAC GAATATTGATGATGTTGACAAGACTATGGACGAGATCAACGAACAGACAGAGAACATGAAACAAATTCAGGAAGCATTGTCTACTCCAATCGGAGCAGCTGCTGACTTTGATGAG GATGAATTGGAAGCAGAACTTGAAGAGCTAGAGGGTGCTGAATTGGAAGAACAGCTTCTTCAGCCTGCAACTACAGCTCCAGCTGCTCCAGTGCATGTTCCAGCTGGGTGGCAACCCACTCGCCCTGTGTCTTCGAAGCCCACTGCCGAGGAAGATGAATTGGCAGCTTTGCAGGCTGAGATGGCACTTTGA